In Veillonellaceae bacterium, the genomic window GGATAGGATAGTATATGCAAAGTATCTTAGGGGTGTTACTGCGAATAAGTCCGAAATAGAGTATCTGTCATCGCGAGGGCACAAACCCGTGGCGATCTCCTCCCTTAGTTAAGCTCCACTATCTTATGCTTTAACGCATACAGCACAGCCTGCGTCCGGTCGGTAACATTAATCTTCCGAAAAATATTAGTCAAATGGTTCTTGACCGTTTTTTCACTCAAGAAAAGCGTCTGGGCAATTGTCTGGTTGCTCATACCTTGGCAAATAAGCTGGAGAACTTCAATCTCGCGATAAGTAAGCCGTTCTTCCCGACGACGGTCTAAAACCTTAGCCGCCTCATTCTTCTTTTCTTCCTGACGATTAATCTCCCTAAGCAGCTTGCGGGCTAAAGTCGGATAAATAAAGGACTCGCCTTCGTAAACCGTCTTAATGGCCTTTACCAGCATCCCGGGCTCAACATCTTTAAGCAGATAGCCGGCAGCCCCGGCTTTTATAACCTCAATCACATAGTTCTCATCATCATGAATAGTTAGGATAATTACCTTAGTTGTTGATTGTGCATCGCGAAGACATCTGGTAACTTCCAGCCCATTCTTCCGCGGCATATTTATATCAAGCAGCAAAATATCTGGCGCTAATTCAGTTGATTTGGAAATGGCCGCATCGCCATCAGCCGCCTCGCCAATCACAACAAGATCAGGTTCCAATTCTAATACATTCTTAATACCTTGACGCAACAATGCATGGTCATCTGCAATAAGTAATCTGATTGGCACGCTGCTCACCTCCCGTCCATTTCCTAACCACAATCAAGTGACTAAGTCTAACTAATACTTTTTTCTACATAAAGTGTAATAATCCTGTCAACTATTGACAGGATTATACTGGTAATAAAGACCCAACTTCAACCAATATATATTATTAAAGTCCCA contains:
- a CDS encoding response regulator transcription factor is translated as MPIRLLIADDHALLRQGIKNVLELEPDLVVIGEAADGDAAISKSTELAPDILLLDINMPRKNGLEVTRCLRDAQSTTKVIILTIHDDENYVIEVIKAGAAGYLLKDVEPGMLVKAIKTVYEGESFIYPTLARKLLREINRQEEKKNEAAKVLDRRREERLTYREIEVLQLICQGMSNQTIAQTLFLSEKTVKNHLTNIFRKINVTDRTQAVLYALKHKIVELN